The following are from one region of the Streptomyces decoyicus genome:
- a CDS encoding SAV_6107 family HEPN domain-containing protein, protein MAARPGGGSSAAYGPPSDVHPVLRRAAAPPAALALLAQAQQGLDEAQTLETPNEQFATAHLAALRTAAAVLAVRGRPEATVRRRQRIRSAWEVLPEVAPELAEWSALFAAGAARRAKAEAGIAGAACRRDADDLLRDAAMFLRLVERMLLLQPSLPPQRAG, encoded by the coding sequence ATGGCAGCTCGTCCCGGTGGGGGCAGCTCCGCTGCGTACGGTCCCCCGAGCGATGTCCACCCCGTCCTGCGACGGGCGGCCGCACCACCCGCCGCCCTCGCCCTGCTCGCCCAGGCCCAGCAGGGCCTCGACGAAGCACAGACCCTGGAAACCCCCAACGAACAGTTCGCCACGGCACATCTGGCCGCGCTGCGCACCGCCGCCGCCGTCCTCGCCGTGCGCGGCCGTCCGGAGGCCACCGTGCGCCGTAGGCAGCGTATCCGCAGCGCCTGGGAGGTCCTCCCCGAGGTCGCGCCCGAACTCGCCGAGTGGAGCGCCCTGTTCGCCGCCGGCGCCGCCCGCCGGGCCAAGGCCGAAGCCGGCATAGCCGGCGCGGCCTGCCGCAGGGACGCCGACGACCTTCTGCGCGACGCCGCCATGTTCCTGCGCCTGGTGGAGCGGATGCTGCTCCTCCAGCCGTCGTTGCCGCCACAGCGGGCGGGATAA
- a CDS encoding ATP-binding cassette domain-containing protein, whose protein sequence is MDSTPHGAAVTAAGFGVKGPRGWAFRNIDLSAGPGSLIAVQGPSGSGRTCLLLALTGRMKSAAGTAEVGGLPLPKKRAAVRSVTALAHVPGVAELDPALTVGEHLRERALLQGRFGGSLRALLRPRRERRAEARALVDAALTAGGLDLESLPKGIRTSVRDLERLEALRLSVALALIGGPRLLAVDDTDLKLSDDERAGAWAMLRALAAAGTTVLAVCSEPPQDGEGVVLVRTGGRREADAPKSAPGDSPATTGTTDTAAGTTDGNSGNSRDDGDSESPTAGADSAAGGGPAAGNASDDPANSKAGEDPADSEHDEQDGTDDEEGAADALAEAGRS, encoded by the coding sequence GTGGACAGCACCCCGCACGGGGCGGCGGTCACGGCCGCGGGATTCGGGGTCAAGGGCCCCCGCGGGTGGGCATTCCGGAACATCGACCTCAGCGCCGGGCCCGGCTCGCTGATCGCCGTACAGGGCCCTTCGGGCTCGGGCCGTACGTGTCTGCTGCTCGCGCTCACCGGCCGGATGAAGTCCGCCGCGGGCACCGCCGAGGTCGGCGGACTGCCACTGCCGAAGAAGAGGGCCGCGGTCCGTTCCGTCACCGCGCTCGCCCATGTGCCGGGGGTCGCCGAGCTCGATCCCGCCCTCACCGTGGGCGAGCATCTGCGTGAACGTGCCCTGCTACAGGGCCGGTTCGGCGGTTCGCTGCGTGCGCTGCTGCGGCCGCGGCGCGAGCGCCGGGCCGAGGCCCGCGCCCTGGTGGATGCCGCGCTCACGGCGGGCGGCCTCGACCTGGAGTCGCTGCCCAAGGGGATCCGCACGTCCGTCCGCGACCTGGAACGGCTGGAGGCGCTGCGGCTTTCCGTGGCGCTCGCGCTGATCGGCGGCCCCCGGCTGCTGGCCGTCGACGACACCGATCTGAAGCTGTCCGACGACGAGCGCGCCGGGGCCTGGGCGATGCTGCGCGCCCTGGCGGCGGCCGGCACCACCGTGCTCGCGGTGTGCAGCGAGCCGCCGCAGGACGGCGAGGGCGTGGTGCTGGTGCGTACCGGTGGCCGTCGGGAGGCGGACGCCCCTAAGAGCGCGCCCGGCGACTCCCCCGCCACCACGGGCACCACGGACACCGCGGCCGGCACGACCGACGGGAACAGCGGGAACAGCAGGGACGACGGGGACAGCGAGAGTCCCACGGCCGGCGCGGACAGCGCGGCCGGCGGGGGCCCCGCGGCCGGCAACGCCAGCGACGACCCCGCAAACAGCAAGGCCGGCGAAGACCCCGCGGACAGCGAGCACGACGAGCAGGACGGGACCGACGACGAGGAGGGGGCGGCCGATGCGCTCGCCGAAGCTGGCCGCTCTTGA